One Hydrogenoanaerobacterium saccharovorans DNA segment encodes these proteins:
- a CDS encoding MFS transporter, translated as MDRTKFYRGLQLTLGLLLMLFAGLLFAWSVFVAPIETEFGWDRAQTSMVFTVSMSVSVVGGIFSGYFTAKKSVRFSLLIAAVLIAVGFAGAVKINTLFGLYVFYGVFSGFGVGICYNCVLTAVVFWFTEKAGTVTGALLMAFGLGGLVLGSGATTVIALWGWRTAFLAIGGIYFVLLVVGAMVMRIPAVPVNSSAAHDEIPQQSVPDVPPRQMVRKHSYQLFVLWVVLTGGAGLMIIGHAAPAAIDLGASSAVAGFVTGTVAVFNGFSRLAWGHLLDKAGARFTHLLIGLFLIAGAVLSIAAFSSGSVFLLAAGFAFVGTVYGGTSIAQNHFIRAEYGMKYLGFNYALTNLSTIASSLLGPMVAGMLQTAYHSYVPSFILLLIFGGAAYILTLFIFRSKTAI; from the coding sequence ATGGATCGTACAAAATTTTACCGGGGATTGCAGCTTACACTCGGGCTTTTATTAATGCTGTTCGCTGGGCTGCTGTTTGCATGGTCGGTGTTTGTAGCACCTATCGAAACAGAGTTTGGATGGGATCGCGCACAAACCTCGATGGTTTTTACCGTATCAATGAGTGTTTCTGTGGTAGGCGGTATATTCTCGGGCTATTTTACCGCTAAAAAATCGGTCCGTTTCTCGTTACTCATTGCTGCGGTTTTGATTGCTGTAGGTTTTGCAGGTGCTGTTAAAATTAACACACTGTTTGGCTTGTACGTGTTTTATGGTGTGTTTAGCGGCTTTGGTGTAGGCATTTGCTACAACTGCGTATTAACCGCTGTAGTGTTTTGGTTTACCGAAAAAGCAGGCACCGTTACAGGCGCACTGCTTATGGCTTTTGGTTTGGGCGGGTTGGTGCTCGGTTCGGGCGCTACAACTGTTATTGCTCTTTGGGGATGGCGTACGGCATTTCTGGCAATCGGCGGTATCTACTTTGTTCTGTTGGTAGTTGGGGCGATGGTGATGCGTATCCCCGCTGTGCCTGTCAACAGTTCTGCAGCTCATGATGAAATACCGCAGCAATCGGTACCCGATGTTCCCCCACGCCAAATGGTGCGTAAACACTCTTACCAGCTTTTTGTGCTGTGGGTAGTGCTTACAGGCGGTGCAGGGCTGATGATTATCGGGCATGCCGCACCTGCCGCCATCGACCTTGGCGCAAGTTCTGCGGTCGCCGGTTTTGTAACGGGTACAGTTGCCGTTTTTAACGGTTTTTCTCGCCTTGCGTGGGGGCATTTGCTCGATAAAGCAGGCGCACGTTTCACACACCTGCTCATCGGTTTGTTCTTGATTGCAGGGGCTGTTCTCAGCATTGCAGCATTTTCATCCGGCTCTGTCTTTCTGCTGGCGGCAGGGTTTGCATTTGTAGGCACGGTGTACGGCGGTACCTCCATCGCACAAAATCATTTCATCCGCGCGGAATACGGTATGAAATATCTTGGGTTTAACTATGCGCTCACCAATCTTTCCACCATAGCCTCATCCTTACTGGGGCCTATGGTTGCAGGCATGCTTCAAACCGCCTACCACAGTTATGTTCCTTCTTTTATCTTATTGCTTATCTTCGGCGGGGCTGCATACATTCTTACATTATTCATTTTTCGTAGTAAAACTGCCATATAA
- a CDS encoding class II aldolase/adducin family protein, with protein MTILEMKQAVLDYSKQSYEEKLFAGTSGNLSMRDPETGLVAITPGSIAYPTMTIDDVMVITLDGKIVEGFHNPSSEWKMHTEIYKNRNDVHAVVHTHSPYATGFAVTHDRIPVILIEMMFFLYGDVPVAEYRIPGSAELGTEALKVLHNRTACLLANHGVLAIGPNLDRAHIRAVYTEDAAKICTQAKIIGTVHEMSKDEQNKMRRKMGIPEE; from the coding sequence ATGACGATATTAGAAATGAAACAAGCTGTTTTGGATTATTCCAAACAATCGTACGAAGAAAAACTGTTTGCAGGCACCAGCGGTAATCTGAGCATGCGCGACCCGGAAACCGGTCTGGTTGCCATCACCCCCGGCTCGATTGCGTACCCCACTATGACTATTGACGACGTTATGGTGATTACCCTTGACGGCAAAATTGTCGAAGGGTTCCACAATCCGTCCTCCGAGTGGAAGATGCACACCGAAATTTACAAAAACCGTAACGATGTGCACGCTGTGGTACATACGCATTCCCCCTATGCAACCGGTTTTGCCGTCACCCACGACAGAATTCCTGTCATCCTGATTGAAATGATGTTTTTTCTGTACGGCGATGTGCCGGTTGCAGAGTACCGTATACCCGGCTCGGCAGAACTGGGGACAGAGGCGCTGAAAGTGCTGCACAACCGCACCGCTTGTCTGCTTGCCAATCATGGCGTACTTGCCATCGGCCCCAACCTAGACAGAGCACACATCCGCGCTGTTTATACAGAAGATGCAGCCAAAATTTGCACCCAAGCCAAAATCATCGGCACCGTTCACGAAATGTCGAAAGATGAGCAAAATAAAATGCGCCGTAAAATGGGTATACCCGAAGAATAA
- a CDS encoding amidohydrolase family protein: MLFKNITVIDENYEAQEHLNVVTEGKKITYIGKEMPENYNGEIYDGNNKVAMPGFFNIHCHVPMTLIRGYGEGLPLHRWLTERMFPFEALLTPEDMYWGSLLGMAEMIASGAVSFTDMYMEMDGISKAVEEAGMKANLSHGCSAFSDDVHFTDINGYKGIHYLMDYVKNANHDRIIGDASLHAEYTSTETLVREIAEFAKENHLHMHTHISETQKEHNECKQRRGGLTPIQFFNKCGVFDVPATAAHCVWIEGEDFDIMAQKGVTACHCPSSNLKLGSGIAPVKKMLEKGIRVGIGTDGAASNNNLNSLEEVNLASILQKGANNDPLFLGPKQLLELACRNGALSQGRADCGSIKMGNRADIVIYDLDKPHLQPVFDVLSNIMYSAQSNDICLSMIDGNIVYKNGVFTDIDLEKVMFHANRIKEEKLAQLK, from the coding sequence ATGCTTTTTAAAAATATTACTGTAATTGATGAAAATTACGAAGCACAAGAGCATCTTAACGTTGTTACCGAAGGCAAAAAGATTACCTATATCGGCAAAGAAATGCCTGAAAATTATAACGGCGAAATCTACGACGGTAACAATAAAGTGGCAATGCCAGGCTTTTTCAACATTCACTGCCATGTACCCATGACACTTATTCGCGGCTACGGCGAAGGGCTGCCCTTGCATCGCTGGCTCACCGAGCGCATGTTCCCGTTTGAGGCGCTGCTCACCCCTGAGGATATGTACTGGGGCAGTTTGCTGGGTATGGCAGAAATGATTGCAAGCGGTGCTGTGTCGTTTACCGATATGTACATGGAGATGGACGGCATCTCCAAAGCGGTAGAAGAGGCAGGTATGAAAGCCAATTTATCTCACGGCTGTTCTGCCTTCAGCGATGACGTGCATTTCACCGACATCAACGGTTATAAAGGCATTCACTATCTGATGGATTATGTTAAAAATGCAAATCACGACCGTATTATCGGTGATGCCTCTCTTCATGCAGAATACACGTCCACCGAAACATTGGTGCGTGAAATTGCAGAATTCGCTAAAGAAAATCATCTTCATATGCATACGCATATCTCCGAAACACAAAAAGAGCACAACGAGTGCAAACAACGCCGCGGCGGGCTTACACCCATACAGTTTTTTAACAAGTGCGGTGTATTTGATGTACCCGCCACTGCGGCGCACTGTGTTTGGATTGAAGGAGAAGACTTTGATATTATGGCACAAAAGGGCGTTACCGCCTGCCACTGCCCTTCGAGCAATTTAAAACTCGGCAGTGGCATTGCCCCTGTAAAAAAGATGCTTGAAAAAGGCATCCGCGTGGGTATCGGTACCGATGGTGCGGCAAGCAATAATAACCTTAATTCATTGGAAGAAGTCAATCTCGCATCCATCTTGCAAAAAGGTGCCAACAACGACCCGCTGTTTTTAGGCCCCAAACAATTGCTGGAGCTGGCATGCAGAAACGGTGCGCTTTCTCAAGGCAGAGCCGACTGCGGCAGCATCAAAATGGGTAACCGTGCGGATATTGTCATCTACGACCTTGACAAACCGCATTTGCAGCCCGTGTTTGACGTGCTCTCCAACATCATGTATTCAGCACAGTCCAATGATATTTGCCTTTCGATGATTGACGGTAATATCGTTTACAAAAACGGTGTATTCACCGATATCGACCTTGAAAAAGTGATGTTCCACGCAAACCGCATTAAAGAAGAGAAATTAGCGCAATTGAAATGA
- a CDS encoding S-methyl-5-thioribose-1-phosphate isomerase produces MIRADKDLAFMLQYENIAWYEDGKVRILDRRIYPIRTEFVTCTKHQEVAQAIADMVTQSGGPYTAAAMGMALAAYECRDKNEADMIKYLEDAAYTLSHARPTTVAKMVKTVNSCLEAAREAIAGGTNVVDAVFNRALEDVNEKYERIEKTGILLASKFPKNGTVMTQCFAETIIGMMLRACRNNGNEIKVICPETRPYFQGARLTASCVCDMGFDVTVITDNMPGYTIKNKNVDVFTSAADVISMDGYVVNKVGTFQIALAANYWGIPYYVTGTPNLAHPTIDTVTIEERDPALVMDALGTKTTMDGVKGFYPAFDITPPSLCDGVVTDKGIFPAFDLAAYYNR; encoded by the coding sequence ATGATCAGAGCCGATAAAGACTTAGCATTTATGCTGCAATACGAAAACATTGCATGGTATGAGGACGGAAAGGTTCGCATCCTTGACCGTCGCATCTACCCCATTCGCACCGAATTTGTCACTTGCACCAAACACCAAGAAGTAGCGCAGGCAATTGCAGATATGGTCACACAAAGTGGAGGACCGTACACTGCCGCAGCAATGGGCATGGCACTTGCAGCCTACGAATGCCGCGATAAGAACGAAGCCGATATGATAAAATACCTGGAAGATGCGGCATATACACTTTCTCATGCACGCCCAACCACGGTTGCTAAGATGGTAAAAACCGTAAACAGCTGCCTTGAAGCCGCGCGTGAGGCAATTGCCGGCGGCACCAATGTGGTGGATGCCGTGTTTAACCGCGCTCTTGAGGATGTGAATGAAAAATACGAGAGAATCGAGAAAACCGGTATTCTTCTCGCAAGCAAGTTCCCTAAAAACGGTACGGTTATGACGCAGTGCTTTGCTGAGACGATTATTGGCATGATGCTGCGCGCCTGCCGCAATAACGGCAACGAAATCAAAGTCATCTGCCCCGAGACACGCCCTTATTTCCAAGGTGCACGCCTCACCGCAAGCTGTGTGTGCGATATGGGCTTCGATGTCACTGTCATCACCGATAATATGCCCGGTTACACCATTAAAAACAAAAATGTGGATGTGTTCACCTCGGCTGCTGATGTTATCTCGATGGATGGCTACGTTGTCAACAAAGTAGGTACTTTCCAGATCGCACTTGCCGCAAATTACTGGGGTATTCCTTATTATGTAACAGGCACTCCTAACCTTGCGCATCCCACAATTGATACCGTAACCATTGAAGAACGCGACCCTGCCCTTGTTATGGATGCACTGGGCACCAAAACCACCATGGACGGTGTCAAGGGTTTTTACCCCGCGTTTGATATTACCCCGCCCAGCCTTTGCGACGGTGTTGTTACAGATAAAGGCATTTTCCCCGCGTTCGACCTGGCTGCTTACTACAACCGCTGA
- a CDS encoding purine-nucleoside phosphorylase, which yields MQKYTYEFYKESADYILSKIPHKPEVALILGSSLGSLADEIEDQIVIDYKDIPNFLVSTVESHASKLIFGKLAGKYVVCMSGRFHYYEGYDFEQLAAPIRVFKLIGVQKTILTNAAGAVNKAYKVGDIMIINDHIKLMGASPMRGPNIPEFGLRFFDTCEMYTPSLRKLAMDCAKKLGQEYRMHDGVYFFWMGPQFETPAEIRAIRTLGGDAVGMSTVTEALTAAHCGMDLLALSLMTNMAAGVLPQKLSGEEVSIAAHDASGRFKELLREIIKEM from the coding sequence TTGCAAAAGTATACTTATGAATTTTATAAAGAGAGCGCTGATTATATTTTAAGCAAAATTCCTCACAAACCGGAGGTTGCCTTAATATTAGGCTCTTCCCTCGGCTCGCTGGCAGACGAAATTGAAGACCAGATTGTGATTGACTACAAAGACATCCCCAATTTTCTTGTTTCCACAGTGGAATCTCATGCAAGTAAACTGATTTTCGGCAAACTTGCAGGCAAATACGTGGTTTGTATGTCCGGCCGCTTCCATTATTACGAGGGGTACGACTTTGAACAGCTCGCCGCGCCCATCCGTGTATTCAAACTAATCGGCGTACAAAAAACCATCCTCACCAACGCCGCAGGTGCCGTCAACAAGGCTTATAAGGTGGGCGATATTATGATTATCAACGACCACATCAAGCTGATGGGTGCAAGCCCGATGAGAGGGCCAAACATCCCCGAATTTGGCCTGCGCTTTTTCGATACATGTGAAATGTACACCCCCTCCCTACGCAAACTTGCTATGGATTGTGCAAAAAAACTGGGACAAGAATACCGCATGCATGACGGTGTATACTTCTTTTGGATGGGGCCGCAATTTGAAACCCCGGCTGAAATTCGCGCCATTCGTACCTTAGGCGGCGATGCAGTGGGTATGTCCACTGTCACGGAGGCACTCACAGCGGCGCACTGCGGCATGGATTTGCTTGCACTGTCGCTGATGACCAACATGGCGGCGGGCGTTCTTCCGCAGAAGCTTTCGGGTGAAGAGGTTTCCATTGCTGCTCACGATGCATCGGGGCGCTTTAAAGAGCTTCTTCGCGAAATTATAAAAGAAATGTAG